A DNA window from Arachis duranensis cultivar V14167 chromosome 3, aradu.V14167.gnm2.J7QH, whole genome shotgun sequence contains the following coding sequences:
- the LOC107479123 gene encoding uncharacterized protein LOC107479123 yields the protein MTLEDFFTLTEMRDGLTAPSRVQELVSEMQKEQDSVVKNACDATRQWAAVASTIAATENKDCLDLFIQLDGLLFINRWLNESHNFGADANDGFIEESISALLRAIEKLQLDSKKSISSGIWGTVHKLLGHHSSRVRDRARQLFDSWEGGENGEVEPQVDRSSDKIAKEECQPSAVTEGGNDDGHASETVVGEKSQLRRSDSMLPEKVATEQIPSSDNAPESSVSLDSEHLKEKANHFSSVLTPVQEVAPISEGVATVTEICNSHIPKPGNFKGEPDDVQLNDLSKAEKLEQNNSVPPENSGIADSSFSSSKLGHGPVSLGATETNAPESVKEPTLEHNDENNENGVCHIMAVPCDMRTPASDAKSAVDDVEAINSSNPQPPKASENDNECVSNMLQDSSVRDRNLGKSEQLEMPFLSTEYVKGVTEGKGQVSNQGNGASSYGSEREYDNVDNNALKGARQVSLEKGQVSNKVIDASNGSDSSRRRKRPRIPNLIKKTSDIELEYGIVDALEVARQVAQEVEREVRSSSSEEISEGRIRRPGSSGSPVSSDNKYELTHVLPEEVSSRQSNSADACSEQDGHMSYSDNIEAQAQPECLPDLESSQVTEAAQDPGGNSEKSLCTFDLNEEIGSNGMDVSVNTMPAAPIPVVSVSKPAQSSGPPTAPLQFEGTLGWKGSAVTSAFRPASPRRSSDSERNVSVGGNSDSSKRRHDFLDIDLNVADGDEELVKQKSSGLPFEQSLAELNPKQSSRLDLDLNSVGDDGDIQPSNRRTEAQLFSQRNDFWSPLHGASSSSMQPSVRNIDLNDRPYFQTALVEQGPSKSLFMDSYGRSKSDAPVISILGAKVEVDRREHVPQTISIPNGKAIEPVIDLTMSGAGAMLGMCPSVSYSKSAVFGYNGLTSGPHLSFSSAMYASGGTIPYMVDSRGAPVVPQVGGSSSTILPSYSQPPVVVNMAGTQLSLNGVGPSPPNFDLNSNFMTDGGPRDTLAARQFFFPSSGRALEEHARTIPQSSSSGGDGKRKEPDSGWDPYPFSYRGPQPPWK from the coding sequence ATGACTCTCGAAGACTTCTTTACTTTGACTGAGATGAGAGATGGGCTCACTGCCCCTTCTCGAGTCCAGGAGTTGGTCTCTGAAATGCAAAAGGAGCAAGATAGTGTTGTTAAGAATGCTTGTGATGCAACGAGGCAGTGGGCTGCTGTTGCAAGCACCATTGCTGCTACTGAAAATAAAGATTGTCTTGATCTATTTATTCAATTAGATGGTCTTTTGTTCATCAATAGATGGTTAAATGAGTCACACAATTTTGGCGCTGATGCAAATGATGGCTTCATTGAAGAGTCAATTTCAGCATTATTACGGGCAATTGAAAAGCTGCAACTTGACAGCAAGAAGTCAATCTCATCAGGAATTTGGGGAACTGTACATAAGCTTCTTGGCCACCATAGCTCTAGAGTTCGAGATCGGGCAAGACAATTATTTGACAGCTGGGAAGGAGGTGAAAATGGTGAGGTTGAACCTCAAGTTGACAGATCGAGTGATAAAATTGCCAAGGAGGAATGCCAGCCATCTGCTGTGACAGAAGGTGGCAATGATGATGGTCATGCATCAGAAACTGTAGTAGGTGAGAAGTCTCAATTGAGAAGGTCAGATAGCATGCTACCAGAAAAAGTTGCTACCGAACAGATACCAAGTTCTGACAATGCACCTGAGTCTTCTGTAAGTTTGGATTCTGAACATCTCAAAGAAAAAGCAAACCATTTTTCTAGTGTTTTGACTCCCGTCCAAGAAGTTGCTCCCATAAGTGAAGGTGTGGCCACAGTAACTGAGATCTGTAACTCTCATATTCCAAAACCAGGAAATTTTAAAGGAGAGCCAGATGATGTACAGTTGAATGACTTATCCAAAGCGGAGAAGCTAGAGCAAAATAATAGTGTCCCTCCCGAAAATTCAGGAATAGCAGATAGCTCTTTTTCATCCTCAAAGCTAGGGCATGGACCTGTTTCTTTGGGTGCGACTGAAACAAATGCACCCGAATCTGTGAAAGAACCTACTTTAGAACATAATGATGAGAACAATGAGAATGGTGTTTGTCATATAATGGCTGTTCCTTGCGACATGAGAACACCTGCATCTGATGCAAAGAGTGCGGTGGATGACGTAGAAGCTATAAATTCTAGCAATCCCCAGCCCCCAAAAGCTTCAGAAAATGATAATGAATGCGTTTCTAATATGTTGCAGGACTCATCAGTCAGGGACAGAAACCTGGGAAAGTCAGAGCAGCTAGAGATGCCTTTTCTTTCAACAGAATATGTTAAAGGAGTAACAGAGGGCAAGGGCCAAGTATCCAATCAAGGAAATGGGGCCTCAAGTTATGGCAGTGAACGTGAGTATGATAATGTTGATAACAATGCCTTAAAAGGTGCTCGACAAGTTTCTTTGGAAAAGGGCCAAGTTTCTAACAAAGTCATTGATGCCTCGAATGGTTCTGATTCTTCTAGAAGGAGGAAGCGGCCCAGAATCCCAAACCTTATCAAGAAAACTTCCGATATTGAACTCGAGTATGGGATTGTTGATGCTTTAGAAGTTGCTCGACAAGTTGCTCAGGAAGTTGAGAGAGAAGTCCGCAGCTCATCTTCAGAGGAAATTTCAGAAGGCAGAATAAGGCGACCAGGGAGTTCAGGCAGTCCAGTTTCTTCAGATAATAAATATGAACTAACCCATGTCCTGCCTGAGGAGGTATCGTCCAGGCAAAGCAACTCTGCTGATGCATGTTCTGAACAGGATGGACATATGAGTTACTCAGACAATATTGAGGCCCAGGCACAGCCAGAATGCTTACCTGACTTGGAGTCCTCACAGGTGACTGAAGCAGCTCAAGATCCAGGAGGTAATTCAGAGAAAAGCCTGTGTACCTTCGATCTGAATGAAGAAATTGGTTCAAATGGTATGGACGTGTCAGTAAATACTATGCCTGCCGCACCAATACCAGTTGTCTCTGTTTCAAAGCCTGCACAGAGTTCTGGGCCGCCAACTGCTCCTTTGCAGTTTGAAGGGACACTTGGATGGAAAGGATCAGCTGTCACTAGTGCCTTTCGTCCTGCATCACCTCGTAGAAGTTCTGATAGTGAGAGGAATGTTTCTGTTGGTGGGAACTCAGATAGTTCCAAGCGAAGGCATGATTTCCTCGATATTGATTTGAATGTGGCTGATGGGGATGAAGAACTGGTAAAACAAAAATCCTCAGGCCTTCCTTTTGAGCAGTCATTAGCGGAACTTAATCCTAAACAGTCCAGCAGGCTTGACTTGGATTTAAACAGTGTTGGTGACGATGGTGACATCCAACCTTCAAATCGCAGAACAGAAGCGCAACTGTTTTCCCAAAGAAATGACTTTTGGAGTCCGTTACATGGAGCATCGTCGTCATCAATGCAGCCTTCAGTTCGCAACATTGATCTGAATGACAGACCATATTTTCAAACTGCTTTGGTGGAACAAGGGCCTAGTAAGTCTTTGTTTATGGATTCATATGGGCGTTCAAAGTCAGATGCTCCTGTGATCTCTATTTTGGGTGCCAAGGTGGAAGTTGATAGGAGAGAACATGTTCCTCAAACGATATCTATTCCAAATGGCAAAGCTATTGAGCCTGTCATCGATCTTACAATGTCAGGAGCAGGTGCCATGTTGGGGATGTGCCCTTCAGTATCTTACAGTAAGTCAGCTGTTTTCGGGTATAATGGCCTGACATCAGGCCCCCATCTATCATTTTCGTCAGCCATGTATGCATCTGGTGGCACAATTCCATACATGGTGGACTCAAGAGGTGCTCCTGTGGTTCCTCAAGTTGGGGGGTCTTCATCAACCATTCTGCCATCTTACTCTCAGCCTCCAGTTGTCGTGAACATGGCCGGTACACAACTCAGTTTAAATGGGGTCGGTCCTTCGCCTCCAAACTTTGATTTAAATTCCAACTTCATGACTGATGGTGGACCTAGAGATACATTGGCTGCAAGGCAGtttttctttccctcttctGGAAGAGCTTTGGAGGAGCATGCTAGGACCATTCCGCAATCCTCAAGTTCTGGGGGTGATGGAAAAAGAAAGGAACCAGACAGTGGCTGGGATCCTTATCcatttagctacagaggtcctcAACCTCCATGGAAGTAG
- the LOC107479124 gene encoding LOW QUALITY PROTEIN: phenylacetaldehyde reductase (The sequence of the model RefSeq protein was modified relative to this genomic sequence to represent the inferred CDS: substituted 1 base at 1 genomic stop codon), which produces MSSSVGKVVCVTGASGYIASWIVKFLLNRGYTVRATVRDTNDPRKVEHLTKLEGAKERLQLFKANLLEEGSFDSAVQGCDGVFHTASPFYHDVNDPQAEFLDPAVKGTLSVLQACVKSQSVKRVVLTSSMAAGTFSGRPLTPETVIDETWFSNPEHCKELKSWYWYVLSKTLAEDAAWKFAKANNIDLVTINPGLVIGPLLQPVLNTSAARILNVVNGAQTFPNATLEXVGVKDVANAHILAYEIPSASGRYCLVERVEHFSGIIKLLRDLYPTLPLPEKPADDKPYVPTYQVSKEKVKSLGLEFIPLEVSLKETVESLKEKKFTNF; this is translated from the exons ATGAGCAGCAGCGTCGGCAAGGTGGTGTGTGTCACCGGAGCTTCAGGTTACATTGCTTCATGGATCGTCAAGTTTCTTCTTAATCGCGGTTACACTGTCAGGGCCACTGTTCGTGACACAA ATGATCCGAGAAAGGTAGAGCACTTAACTAAGCTTGAGGGCGCCAAAGAGAGACTACAGCTGTTCAAGGCGAATCTTCTAGAAGAAGGTTCATTCGACTCTGCAGTTCAAGGCTGTGATGGTGTCTTTCATACTGCATCTCCTTTTTATCATGATGTCAACGATCCACAG GCTGAGTTTTTGGATCCAGCAGTTAAAGGAACCCTCAGTGTTCTTCAAGCATGTGTAAAATCGCAGTCGGTGAAGCGCGTCGTTTTAACCTCTTCAATGGCTGCTGGTACATTTAGTGGAAGGCCTCTGACTCCTGAGACAGTAATTGATGAGACCTGGTTTTCCAATCCAGAACACTGTAAGGAGTTGAAG TCATGGTACTGGTATGTGCTTTCAAAGACATTGGCTGAAGATGCTGCCTGGAAATTCGCAAAAGCAAACAACATCGACTTGGTTACTATTAACCCAGGACTGGTGATTGGACCTCTTTTGCAACCAGTACTTAACACAAGCGCTGCTAGGATTTTGAATGTAGTTAATG GTGCGCAAACATTTCCAAATGCTACTTTGGAATGAGTCGGTGTGAAAGATGTTGCAAATGCTCATATCCTGGCTTATGAAATTCCTTCAGCTAGTGGGAGATATTGCTTGGTAGAGAGAGTGGAACATTTCTCAGGGATTATAAAACTTTTACGTGATTTATATCCAACATTACCCCTTCCGGAGAa GCCCGCCGATGATAAGCCGTATGTGCCAACATATCAAGTTTCGAAGGAAAAGGTAAAGAGCTTGGGACTTGAATTCATTCCTTTGGAAGTGAGCCTCAAGGAAACTGTGGAAAgcttgaaagaaaagaaattcacCAACTTTTAA